The region CCTGGAACCCCGGGACCGGCTACGACCTGCGCGGCGTCACCTACGAGCGGCTGCGCGACGCCCCCGTGCAGTGGCCCGCTGCGCCGGGCTCCGCGGACCGCAACCCCGCCCGCTACCTGAACTCAACACCGGCCGGCTGCAGCACCAGTGGCACACGCTGACCAAGACCGGCATGGTGGCGAAGCTGAACACGCTCGACCCGGGGCCGTTCGTCGAGATCCATCCCGTGGACGCCGAGGCGCACGGGATCGGCGAGGGGGACTCGGTCGCGATCGCCTCCCGACGCGGCCGCGCGGTGCTGCCCGCCGTCCTGAGCGAGCGGGTGCGGCCGGGGAACTGCTTCGCGCCGTTCCACTGGAACGACCTGTTCGGCGAACACCTGGCGGTCAACGCGGTCACGAACGACGCGGTGGATCCGCTGTCGTTCCAGCCCGAACTGAAGGCGTGCGCGGTGTCGCTGACCCGGGTCGCCGCGGCGCCGCGGTGTCTGCTCGACGTTCCTGGCCGACGCGGTGGACGCCCGGCCGACCGCGGTATCCGTGAGGGCCGCGCCGACGTTCCGGCCCCCCCACGGACCCGTCGGCCCCGATGATCATGGTGGGTCCGGGCACCGGCGTCGCGCCGTTCCTCGGTTTCCTCGACGACCGCCGCGCCCGCGGTCACCGGGGCCGCAACTGGCTGTTCTTCGGCGAGCAGCGCCGGGAGACGGACTTCTACTACCGCGAGGAGCTCGACGGCCTGCAGCGCGACCGCACGCTGAGCCGCCTCGACGTCGCGTTCTCCCGCGACCAGCGGCACAAGGTCTACGTGCAGGACCGCATGCGCAAGCACGGCGCCCGGCTGTGGGCGTGGCTGGAGGACGGCGCGCACTTCTACGTCTAGCGGGGACGCGACCCGGATGGCGAAGGACGTCGACAGGGCGTTGCGGGACATCGTCGCCACGCACGGCGGGATGGACGAGGAGCGCGCCGCCGCGTACGTCAAGAAGCTCGCCGCGGAGAGGCGCTACTCCCGCGACGTGTACTGACCGGGGCGGGCCCCGGCTCGACCGACGGCAACCGCTGGGCTCAGCGCACCGCCTCGGCGATCTTGTCCAGGGTCCCCGCCAGCTGCTCCTCGGACACCACGGGCAACATCGCCGCGAACTGCTCGTCCTTGACGCTCATCCACTCGTAGGTCTGCGTGACCGTCGTGCCCTCCTCGCCCTCGGACAGGTCGTAGGTGTACGTGTGCCCGCCGACCGTCATGTCCCCGAGCTTCGCCGCCAGCTCACAGCTCGGGTCGATCTGCGGCGCCCAGCCGATCCGGGCGTCCGGCACGTAGGCCGTGACCGAGTTGACCATCCGGTAGTCCCCGAGGGCGTCCTGGTGCATGTTCATGACGAAGACCTGCCCGATCGCCGCGATCGGCTGCGCCTCGCCCTCGACGCCGCGGAGCATGCCCGCACCGTCGATCTCCTGGTGCCGGTCGGGGTTCGCCAGGATCGCGAAGATGTCCGCCGCCGGCGCGTCGATCACCTTGCTGACCTGCAACTTCCTGCTGGTGTCCACGGTGCTCCTTTGCGTCGTGATCAGGAGGGTTCGAGTGTGAACGGTGACACACCAAACCGGGGCGCGCAGGCCGGGAGATCCCCACGTCGACGCCTCGCACCGACGAGGGGGCGGAGGCATTGCGAACGCATCCGTACCTGTGTCGGCAGATCGCCGGGAAGCCTCAGCGTCGCGAGCCCCACCATGCCAGCACCCCGACCAGCGCGTCCTCGGCGAGCGCGCCCGGAAGGTCCGCCCCGAACCGCTTCGCGGCGATCCCGCGTGCCTTCGTCCCCGCGAACGCCGCGGCCACGGACGCCGCCGCCGCGAGCGCGGCCGCACCGGCAACGACCAGCGGGTCCGTGCTGCCGTTCCGGCGGGTGGCGATCGCTCCCGCGGTCGCGCCGAACACGACACGGGGTGCGAGCCCCGGCGCGGCGGTCCGCGGCGGGACGCCGGGGAGCTTGTCCACGACGGCCTCGGCGAGCGCCGAGAACGCGGCCGACACCTTCGCCGTGGTCCCGCCGAGGTACCGCGCCGGCCACGGGTCGCCCGGCCGCGAGGTCAGGGTGACGGCTGTGATGCCCGCCGTGCTGCGGCCGCCGGAAGCGGCACCCAGAGCGGCAGCGCGGGCAAGGACGTCGAGGGGTGCCATGCCGTCATCCTTCCCTCAGGGCAGGACGGGAAACGCGCGCCAGGTCGAGCCCTCCGCCACGAACCGCGTCTTGCCCGGCGGTGTCGTCTCCGTGCCCGCCTGCCAGAAGTCCATCCGCGCCGGCGCCAGCCGGATCGTCGTCCAGCTGTCCGGCATCGCCGCATCGCGGTCCGAGGCCGCGGCGGCCTCGAACTCCCGCTCGACGGCGCCGGGCTCCACCGCGTAGTCCGGCGCGGTGAGCGTGGGTTCGGCGACGTGTCCGCCGGCGCTCCGTCACGCCGACCCGAGACGGGGACCTGGCGTCGACCCGAAGGGCCTGCTCGATCCGGGCGAGCTCGTCGCCGCTCCCCCGGTGGTCACGCGGCTCGACATCGGCGCGCGGCAGCCATCCGGGTCGGATCGGCAGAGCTAGGCTCGCGATCATGCCCGACATCGATCTCGCCGGCCCCGACGCCGCGCGCCGGCTGACCGGCTACCTCGTCCGCCCCGACGGCGAGGGCCCGTGGCCCGGCGTCGTGCTGGTCCACGAGGCGTTCGGCCTCGACCCCGTGCAGCGCGGGCTCGCGGAGACGATGGCCGGGCTCGGCTACCTCACCCTGGCCGTCGACCTGTTCAGCAACGGCGGCGCCCGCCGCTGCCTGGTCTCGACCTTCCGGTCCCTGTTCTCCGGCAAGGGCCCTGCCGTCGACGACATCGCCACCGGCCGCGAGTACCTGCGGTCCTCACCGGAGTGCACGGGCAAGGTCGGCATCATCGGCTTCTGCATGGGTGGCGGCTTCGCGCTGCTCACCGCCCCCGACTTCGACGCCTCGGCACCCAACTACGGTTTCCTGCCCCGCGACGAGTCCGTGCTCGAGAACGCCTGCCCGATCGTCGCGAGCTACGGCGGCAAGGACCTCTCCCTGCGCGGCGCCGCGGCGAAGCTCGGGGCGACGCTGACGAAGGCGGGCGTGCCGCACGACGTCAAGGAGTACCCGAGCGCCGGGCACTCCTTCCTCAACGGCGGCGAGAGTGGCCCGAAGATCATGCGGCCGCTGCTCCGGGTGGCCGGGATGGGCCCGGAGCCGGTCGCCGCCGCGGACGCGTGGGCCCGGATCGACGCGTTCTTCACCGAGCACCTGGGCGCTCCGGCGCGCTGACCGTCGGCTCAGCGGGCTGAGCTGCACGGCTCCTTTCCGCGCCGCTCGACGATCGAGTCCCCCCGCCGCGTTCCGTGTGACCTGGACCACCCGCAGAGTGGGTCCGGGCGGCGGGACGAGCGGAGAGGCATCGTGATGCAGGAGTTCGAGCGGGGCACGGTTCGGGCGAACAACCTCGATTTCGCGTACCTGACGGCGGGCGAGGGACCACTCGCCCTGTGCATGCACGGCTTCCCGGACTCGCCCCACACCTACCGGTACCTGCTCCCGGCACTCGCCGAAGCGGGATACCGGGCGGTCGCGCCGTTCAGCCGTGGCTTCGCGCCGACCGAGCTGCCCGCCGACCGTCACCACGTGCACAGCAGCATGCTCGTCGACGACCAGAACGCGCTGCACGAGGCGCTCGGCGGCGGCTCGGACGCCGTGCTGATCGCCCACGACTGGGGTGCGGTCGCGGCGTGGGGGGCAGCGGCGAAGGCGCCGGACCGGTGGTCGCGCTGCGTCATCGTCAACATCCCGCCGTTCGCGATCTTCGGCGAGAACATCGTCAAGTACGAGCAGATCAAGCGCTCGTTCTACTTCTGGTACTTCCAGATGCAGCGCGTGGCCGAGGACGTGATCTCGGCCGACGACTTCGCCTTCATCGACAACATCTGGGCGGACTGGTCCCCCGGCTACGACGCCTCCGAGGACCTCCCGCTGATGAAGGACTGCATCCGCGACCCGGCCCACTTCCAGGCCGCGCTCGGCTACTACTGGGGCCAGTTCGACCCCACCCGGTTCGGCTCACCCGAGTGGGCCGCCGAACAGGCGGCCGCGTGGGGCGACGACATCACCCAGCCCACGCTCTACCTGCACGGCACCGACGACGGCTGCCACGGCATGACCCAGGAGCAGGTGGACCGGGTCCCGAGCCACTGCGGGCCGGGGTCGCGCTCGGAGTTGATCGAGGGCGTCGGGCACTTCATGCACGTGCAGCGGCCGAGCGAGATCACGAAACGGATCGTGGGGTTCCTCGACGCGAAGGGCTGAGCCGGGACCGCCGCGGTGCTCGTCCCGCCGGTGGTGGGCGGCATCGTCGCGCTCGCGCTCGGCGTCCACGTGCTGCCGGCCGGTCAGGGGATGACGAGCGGCGGGACCTCGCGGTCCGCCGTCATGAGCTCCCACCCCGTGTGCCGCGGTGGGACGCCGTCGCCGATCCAGCGGCCGAGCAGCAGCCCGACCTTCGCGGCCATCTCCGTGCGCAGCTTGCGGAACGAGTCCGCCGGGTCCGGGCCGACCTGCCCGAGCAGCAGCCACCAGGCCCAGGCCGCCGCCCCCGCGTTGGCCACGAAGTCCGGGATCACCGGGATGTCCCGGGCCGTCAGCATGGCCTCGGCCTCGGGCGTCGTGGCGGCGTTGGCCGCCTCGACGACGACCTTGGCGGCCACGTCGTAGGTGTTGTCCGGGGTGATCGCGTAGGAGATCGCGGCCGGGACCAGGACGTCCGCCTCGATCCCGATCACGGCGCCACGCGGCAGCCGCTGCACGTGCGCGGGCACCTGCGCGCGGTCGACCTCGCCGTAGGAGTCCCGCAGGTCCAGCAGCGCCGGGACGTCCAGGCCGGCCGGGTCGTAGAGGGTGCCGACGGCGTCCGCGACGGCGACGACCTTCATCCCCGCCTCGTGCAGGTACCAGGCGGCGCCGCCGCCCATCGTGCCGATGCCCTGGATCGCGACGGTGGTCTCCTCGATCGCCCAGTTCCAGGCCGCGGCCGCACCGAGGCAGGCCTGCGCCACGCCGTAGCCGCCGATGACGTCACCGAGCAGCCCGCCGCCGACCTCGGCGTCCAGCCCCGCGCGCACCCGCTCCAGGGTGGCCCGCGGGTCCGCCGCCTTGCTGATGGCCGCGTGGTAGGACTGGCCGAGCCCGAGGTTCGCGAAGACCTCGTCGATCAGGTGCTGCGGGACGCCGAGGTCCTCCGCGGTCACCCAGTGCCCGTCGATCCAGGGGCGCATGGCCTCGCAGAACCGCTGCAGGACGCCGAGGGCGCGGGGGTCCTTCGGGTCGAAGTCGATGCCACCCTTGGCCCCGCCGATCGGCAGGTCGAAGGTGGCGGTCTTGGCGGCCATGCCGAAGGCGAGGTCCTCGACCTCGGTCATCGTGCAGCCGGCGCGCATCCGGGTGCCCCCGGTCGCCATGCCCGAGACGAGCGAGTGCACGACGAGGTGGCCGGTGGCGCCGGTGACCGGGTCGGTCCACGTCATCCGCAGGTAGGGCTGGCGGGAGCGCGGGCTCTCGATCGGCCCCGGGCTCGGGAGAGGCGCAGCCACGACCGGGGCACTCGCGAGCGGACGCAGCTCGTCGCCTGCGGGTCCCATCGGCTCCTGCATCGTGGTCACGTCGACCTGCCTCCCAGACTGTGTTCTCGACGATGTGCGCCCCGGACCCGCGCACGGCGGTGCCGCCGTGCCCACCTGCGTGGGTCGGCTGCTGATCTCCGTGGGGGTGTGGCGCACCCGGCTCGGTGGCCTCCGTGCCGGTGTCCTCAGCGTGCGCCCGGCCCCGCCGCGCGTCCAGTTACCGATCGTGCACGGCACCGTTCACGCTTCCTGCACGGTGGGCCGACCCTCCCTAGGGTGGTCGGCATGGAGCTCTCGTTGCAGCGGTTGCGCATGCTCCGGGAACTGCACCGGCGCGGGACCATCACCGCCGCCGCCGCGTCCCTGCACTACACCGCCTCGGCCGTCTCCCAGCAGCTCGCGCAGCTCGAACGCGACGTCGGCACCAAGCTGTTCGAACGCCTCGGGCGCCGGGTCCAGCTGACGGACCTCGGCGTGCTGCTCGCGGACCACGCCGAGGAGATCCTCGGCTCCGTCGAACGCGCGACCCTGGCGCTGGAGGAGGCGCAGGAGCCGGTCTCCGTCCGGCTCACGGCCGGGGTGTGGGCCTCCGTCGCGTCCGGGCTGCTCCCGGCCGCCCTGACCCTCCTCGCCACGGACCATCCCGGGATCCAGGTCCGGACCCGGGAGCTCGCGCCGGAGGAGACGGCCGGCGCGGTCCGGGACGGCACGCTCGACTTCTCCTTCATCATCGACTACTCGGACTACCCGATGTCCTGGGATCCCTCGCTGACCAGGGACGTCATCGCCGTCGAACGGCTCCATGCGGCCGTGCCCGCGGGTGCGGTGCCCACGCCGACGGTCACCCTGCCCGAGCTCGCCGAGCACCCCTGGATCCTCTCCGGCCCGCGCTCGCACTTCGGCCGCGCGGTCCGGCTCGCCTGCCAGCGCAACGGGTTCGAACCGACGATCAACCACGAGGTGGAGGAGCAGTCGACCGCGCTGGCGATGGTCGCCGCCGGGCTCGGCGTCACCCTCGTCTCGGACCTCGGCCTGACCCTGCGCCCGCCCGGGATCGACGTCGTCCCGCTGACCGAACCGGTGCTGCGCACGGTCTCGATCGCGTACCGGACGAAGGCCGCCCGCCGGCCCTCCCTGCAGCTCGTCATCGAGGCGGTGCGGACCGCGGCGGCGGAGAAGGGACTCGGGACGCGGTCCCCGGTGACGGCGCCGGAGGTGTGGTGACGGCGGGGTGTTCGAGGTCGAGACCCCGCGGGCCCGCGCGGCTCCGGCCCGCCGGCGCAACCTTCGTGCGGCAGCTCAGTCCCGGCCGGCTCGCGTGAACCGGCGCCACAGCCAGCCCGTCGGCACGTGGCGGCCGGTGCGGACGTACTCGGCGGCGCCGTCGACCAGCATCGTCGAGCTGAAGGCCCGGCGGGCCGGGGCCGTGCCGTACAGCAGCAGTTCGTCGCCCGGGGCGAGGACGAAATCGTCGTCCGGGGCCATCACGGCGTCGTCGCCGCGCAGCACCATCAGGACCACGATCGGGAGCCGCTGCTCGCGGTCGTCCGGGTCCCGCAGGACGTCACCGATCGTCGCCTCGCCCGAGGCGAGCCAGCCCGTCAGCGCCGGGGCCTCCCCGTGGTTGAGCCGGACCTTCCACAGCTCCTGCATGTGCCGGCCGCAGTGGGAGGTGAGCCGGTCGACGAGCGCGGCGGCCCACGCGTCGCCCTGCTGCGGGACGTGCTGCAGGAACCGCCACAGCAACGGCGTGCTGAGCTGGGCGAACACCTCGTGCGCGACGACCTCCGCGGGCACGAGCAGCGCGTCCACGTCCATCACGGCGAACAGCGGCGCGCTCGACGGGAGGTTCTGCCGGGCGGCCACGAACAGCGACGGATTGACCCGGCGCGCGGCGGCGACCAGCGAGAGGTTGCTGGTGTCGTTGTCCGTGCCGGCGACGAACCCGACGGCGTCGGCCACCCCGGCCTTCTCCATCACGTCCGGTTCGAACCCCTGGCCCGCGACGGTCGGTGTCCCGTGCTCCTTCTCCGCGGGCTCGACGACCGTGACGTCCAGGCCCTCCGCGCGCAGGTCCTCGGTGACCTCGCGGCCGAACCGGCCGTACCCGCACATCACCCACTTCCCGTGCCGCGGCGGCCGGCCCCGCTCGGGCAGGTCGGCTCCGGGGCCGCTCTCCAGCCAGGTCATCAGCTGGAAGGACGCGGGGGCGCGCATCGCGATGCGGAGGTGGTCGCCGAAGCGGTCGAACGGGTTGACGACCGTCGGGGTGCCGAACGCGTGCATCCGGTCCTCGATCGCGGGGGAGATGGTGCGGGCGATCACCGGCAGGTCCGGCCGCAGCAGCGCCGCGGTCATGGTCACCGCGAGGTTGGCCTCGTCGTCGTTGGTCAGGGCGAGGACGGCCTCGCAGCGGGGGTTGTCCAGCCCGGCGACCCCGAGATGGCCCGGATCGCGGGCGTCCGCGACGAGCCCCGGGACGTCCGAGCTGTACGAGCCGAGCTCCAGCGAGTCGATCCGCGCGGGGTCGATGTCCAGCACCACGACCCGGCGGCCGAGGGTGTCGAACGAGCCGGCGAGCAGCTCGCCCGTCCGCCCGTAGCCCGCGACCAGCAGGAACGGCTCCCGCAGCCGGGCGACCTTCCGGGTGAAGTGCTGCAACGCCAGTGCCTGCCGGAAGGCCCGGTCCTGCAGCAGCGCGAGCAGCGAGCCGATCGCGTAGGCCCAGCCGATGACCGTCAGGTAGATCGTGGCCGTCACCCACAGCCGCTGGCCGGCGGTGAAGGCGTGCGGCAGCTCGCCGAACCCGATCGTCGACGCCGTGTAGCTCATGAAGTAGAAGGCGTCGAAGAAGGTCATCCGGTACGGCGCACCCGTCGCGTCCTGGCCCGGGATCAGCTTCAGGCCGAGCACGCTGATCGCGAAGATCACGATCAGCACGATCAGGGGGACCCGCATCCGGCGCAGGACCAGGAAGATCGTCGCCTCGGCCTGCACGGCGGACGCGAACGGCACCCGCCAGCGCAGCCGGGACGTCGCCGGACCGCGCGCGGCGTCCGCCCGGCCGAGCAGGCGCCGCCAGAAGTCGAGCAGCCGTTTGCCCACAGAGTCCCTACCGGCGGTGGAACGAGACGGTCTCGACGACGAGCAGCACCACCGACACCATGTTGGCGACGAGCGCGCCGCCGGACAGCGACACGACGGCCGCGGTCGAGCCCGCGGTCACGCCCTCGGCCGAGATGTGCGCCGCGTAGGTCCACGCGATCGCGGCCGCGACGAGCTGCAGGTCCGCGACCAGGCTCGTCGCGAGGTGGACGGCGCCGAGCTGGGTGCGGTCGCCGAACTTCAGCACCGTCGCGATCAGGCTGACGACGACGGCGGCGAACAGCTCGTAGATGTTGTGCAGCTCGGGCCGCGAGAGGTCGCCGATGAAGAAGCCGAAGTTGAGGGTGGCGGCGAGCAGCACGAAGAAACCGAAGACCACCTTCTCGAGGTTCAATCCGGGCTCCCGGGGTCCGCGCCACGCCCCCGGCGGGCGCCGGGTACGGGCGACAGGATCGCACGGCCGTTCCCCAAGGGGTGATCGAGACCGTGAGGGGGGTGTCTTCCGGCCACGTCCATCGTTAGGCCACTCGTACGTATCGCCGCGTTCATCCGGATCACGGCGATCAGCACGCCACGCGCACGTTGAGGACCCGAGGACGCCGCCGTGACCACACCCCGCCACGCGATCGCCACCCGAACCGCGGCCGCCGGCCAGGAGGAACAGCCGCCGCTGGTGCTGCGCGCCCGGCCGTTCCTGCGCGCCCTCCTCGTCGTCGCCCTCCTCCTCGCCGTCGCGCACTTCGCGGCGGTCGTCGCGGTATGGGGCCTGCCGAGCGCGAACCTGCACGTGCCGGACGCCGTCAAGCTGAACGCCGAGAGCACCGTCGCGACCTGGTTCAGCTCCGCGCTGCACCTGGTCAACGGGCTGATCCTGGCCGTCCTCGCCGCGGGTGCCACCCGGCGCGAGCGCTGGCGGTGGATCGTGCTCGCGGCGATGGTGCTGGCGGTGTCCATGGACGAGGTGTCCGGCTTCCACGAGGACGTCAGCTGGCTCATGCACACCCACCTGAACACCACCGGCGTCCTCACCTACGCGTGGGTGATCCCGGCCGGTGCGATCTGCGCGGTGGTCGCGCTGGCCTGCACGCGGATGGTGCTGCGCAGGCCCGGCGGCGTCGTGGTGATCCTGGGCGCCGCGGTGTTCCTGTTCGGGGCCGTGGTGATGGAGGTCGTCGAGGGCTGGTGGATCGGCGGCTCCGGCGGCACGACCGAGGACGCCGGCTTCCTGGTCCTCAACGGGATCGAGGAGACGATGGAGATGCTCGGCGCCCTCATCACGATGTCCGGACTGTTCCGGATGGCCTCGGGCGTGCAGCTCCGTTTCCGCTGACGCGGGGCGGCACCGGCGCCTGAATCTGAGACATCCGGCCGCGCTCCGGCGCCCTACCGTGGGATCCGTGCCGCTCGACGTCGAGATGCAGGCCGCACGGCAGTCGTTCCTGGCGACCGGATCGTGCATGGTCGCCCACGACGTCGTGCGACGCGAGGTGCGCGCGTCCTGGGAGCGGTCGCGGGACCTCGGTGTGGAGCCGGAGCACCTCGCACCGCGGTTCCTCGGCCACCACCAGGACGGGTCGCCCGTCGCCGCGGCCGCCGGCGACGTGTTCGACGACTTCCTCACCGGGGACAAGGAGGTCGGCTGCTCGTTCGCGCTGCTCGACCGGTCCGGCGTCGTCCGCACCCGCCGGGACTCCGACCCGACACTCGGCCGGCTGCTCGACGGCGTCCTGTTCGTCCCCGGGCACGGCTGGTCCGAGCAGGCGGTCGGGACCACGGCCGCGGCCGTCGCGCTGCACGAGCAGGAGGACGCCACGGTCGGCGGCGCCGAGCACTTCCACGGGCAGCTGACCTGGCTGGCCGAGGCGGCCGCGCGGGTGATCGACCCGCGGGACGGCAGCGTCGCGGGGGTCGTCGTCGCGGTCGCCCACGTCGCGGACCGGTCGTCGCTGCTGCGGCCCGTCGCCACGATGCTCGCCCGGCAGGTGGCGGAGCGGATCGCGGGCGAGCCGCACCGGCGGGCCGCGACCCTGCTGGACCGCTTCCGCACCTGCGCCGCAGACCATCCGTGGGTCCTCGCGACCGATGGCGACGTGGTCCTGACCAGCACCGGAGCCCGCCGGCTCGACGGCGCGGACCTGCGCGGGCTGGGCGACGCGGCGGTGTCCGGGCTGGTCCTGCAGGAGTTCGCCACGACCCACGCAGATCTCCCGTCCGGGGCCTGCGCCCGGATCACGCTCGAGCCCGTCCACCAAGCCGGCGAGCTGATCGGCTGCGTGCTCACCGGCGGTCCCGCGCAGCGCTCCACCGTCGCGTCCGAGGCGGCCCGGCGGCAGGGGTCGCACGTCGCGCCCGTCGGGCACCGGGACTACGCCGCGGACCTGCGCGCGTCCCGCGACGGCGCCGAGCACGCGGAGGCCCGGATCCGGGCGAACCGGGAGCTGCTCACGCCGTTCCTGCTGGCCCGCCGCGAGGTCGCGGCGAGCATCAGCCAGGGCCGCAACCACCTGCTGATGGGCGAGCCGGGGGTCGGCAAGCGGAGCGTCGTGCTGGAACAGTTCCGCCGGGCGCAGCCGCAGGGGCGCGTCGTCACCGTCGACTGCGGGGCGTTCTCGCCCGCGTCCCGCGATCCCGTCGCGCCGCTGCTCGACGGCCGGGGCGCGCGGCCGCACCTGCTGCTCCTCACCGGGCTCGACGGGCTCTCCCCCGTCGCCGCGCGCAGGCTCGACGAGTCGCTGCGCCAGCTCGTCGCCCGGCCCTCGCCACCCCTGGTCGTCGGCTTCGTCGACACACCCGCGATGGACGCGACCCGGCCGTACGGGCTGCTGCTGCGGCACTTCCACGAGACGATCCGGGTCCCGGCACTGCGCTACCGGGTCGACGAGATCGGCGACATCGCCTGGGCCGTGCTGCGGCGGATCTCGGCGCGGCGGTCGTTGCGGCTGTCGTTGCAGGTCGTCCGGGTGCTCGAGGGATACGCGTGGCCGGGGAACATCAGCGAGCTGGAGGACGTGCTGCGCTATGTCGTCGCGCGCAAGCCGCTCGGCGAGATCCGGCCCCCGGACCTGCCGGCGCTGTGCTTCCAGGGCCGTTCGCGGCGGCTGTCGATGCTGGAGTCCGCCCAGTGCGACGCGATCATCCAGGCGCTCTACGAGTCCCGCGGCAACCGCTACAAGGCGGCCGCGATGCTCGGGATCGCCCGCTCGTCGCTCTACCGCAAGATCGACGCGTTCGGCATCAGCTACATCGCCTGAGGTACCGGCGGGCGGGGGCCACCCGCCGGTACCCGTGCCGGAGGTCAGGCCGGCGTGATGACCACCTTGAGCGCCTCGTGCGCGGCGGCGTTCTTGAAGACGTCGTAGGCCTCGTCCATCTGGTCGAACGTGAACGAGTGCGTGCCCATCTTCTCCGCCGGGATCCGGCCCCCGGCGACCATCTTGAGCAGCGTCGGGATCGACACCGTGTCGACCAGGCCCATCGTCAGCGTGACGTTCTGGATCCACATGTCCTGCATGGGCAGCTCGACCGGGGTGCCGTGCACGCCGATGTTCGCGATCGTCCCGCCGGGACGCACGAGCGAGGCCGCCGTCAGCAGCGTCTCCGGGTAGCCGACCGCCTCGATCGAGACGTCGACGCCGAGGCCGTCGGTCAGCGCGATGACGTCCGCGACGGTTCCGGGCCCGACCTCGACGGCGTCCGTCGCGCCGAACTCCAGCGCCTTGGCCAGCCGGAACTTGTTCGAGTCGACCGCGATGACCTTCGAGGCGCCCCAGAGACCGGTCGTCAGGATCGCCGAGAGGCCGACGGCGCCCGCCCCGACCACGGCGACGGTGTCGCCGGGCCGGACGTTCCCGGCCAGCACCCCGACCTCGTAGCCGGTGGGCAGGGAGTCCGCGAGGAAGATCGCCTGCTCGTTCGTGACGCCCTCGGGCACCGCGTAGAGCGAGGTGTCCGCGTAGGGCACGCGGACCGACTCGGCCTGCGTGCCGTCGATCAGGTGGCCGAAGATCCAGCCGATGCCGCCGACCGTCTGGCAGTGCGACGGCATGCCGCGCTGGCAGTACTCGCAGCGCCCGCACTTGGTGATCGCGGGGACGAGCACCCGGTCCCCGACGCCGAACCCCTTCACCGCGTCGCCGACCGC is a window of Pseudonocardia sp. T1-2H DNA encoding:
- a CDS encoding DUF6394 family protein, which encodes MNLEKVVFGFFVLLAATLNFGFFIGDLSRPELHNIYELFAAVVVSLIATVLKFGDRTQLGAVHLATSLVADLQLVAAAIAWTYAAHISAEGVTAGSTAAVVSLSGGALVANMVSVVLLVVETVSFHRR
- a CDS encoding molybdopterin dinucleotide binding domain-containing protein, with the protein product MVAKLNTLDPGPFVEIHPVDAEAHGIGEGDSVAIASRRGRAVLPAVLSERVRPGNCFAPFHWNDLFGEHLAVNAVTNDAVDPLSFQPELKACAVSLTRVAAAPRCLLDVPGRRGGRPADRGIREGRADVPAPPRTRRPR
- a CDS encoding alpha/beta fold hydrolase, whose product is MQEFERGTVRANNLDFAYLTAGEGPLALCMHGFPDSPHTYRYLLPALAEAGYRAVAPFSRGFAPTELPADRHHVHSSMLVDDQNALHEALGGGSDAVLIAHDWGAVAAWGAAAKAPDRWSRCVIVNIPPFAIFGENIVKYEQIKRSFYFWYFQMQRVAEDVISADDFAFIDNIWADWSPGYDASEDLPLMKDCIRDPAHFQAALGYYWGQFDPTRFGSPEWAAEQAAAWGDDITQPTLYLHGTDDGCHGMTQEQVDRVPSHCGPGSRSELIEGVGHFMHVQRPSEITKRIVGFLDAKG
- a CDS encoding dienelactone hydrolase family protein produces the protein MPDIDLAGPDAARRLTGYLVRPDGEGPWPGVVLVHEAFGLDPVQRGLAETMAGLGYLTLAVDLFSNGGARRCLVSTFRSLFSGKGPAVDDIATGREYLRSSPECTGKVGIIGFCMGGGFALLTAPDFDASAPNYGFLPRDESVLENACPIVASYGGKDLSLRGAAAKLGATLTKAGVPHDVKEYPSAGHSFLNGGESGPKIMRPLLRVAGMGPEPVAAADAWARIDAFFTEHLGAPAR
- a CDS encoding LysR family transcriptional regulator, whose translation is MELSLQRLRMLRELHRRGTITAAAASLHYTASAVSQQLAQLERDVGTKLFERLGRRVQLTDLGVLLADHAEEILGSVERATLALEEAQEPVSVRLTAGVWASVASGLLPAALTLLATDHPGIQVRTRELAPEETAGAVRDGTLDFSFIIDYSDYPMSWDPSLTRDVIAVERLHAAVPAGAVPTPTVTLPELAEHPWILSGPRSHFGRAVRLACQRNGFEPTINHEVEEQSTALAMVAAGLGVTLVSDLGLTLRPPGIDVVPLTEPVLRTVSIAYRTKAARRPSLQLVIEAVRTAAAEKGLGTRSPVTAPEVW
- a CDS encoding Glu/Leu/Phe/Val dehydrogenase dimerization domain-containing protein, producing the protein MTWTDPVTGATGHLVVHSLVSGMATGGTRMRAGCTMTEVEDLAFGMAAKTATFDLPIGGAKGGIDFDPKDPRALGVLQRFCEAMRPWIDGHWVTAEDLGVPQHLIDEVFANLGLGQSYHAAISKAADPRATLERVRAGLDAEVGGGLLGDVIGGYGVAQACLGAAAAWNWAIEETTVAIQGIGTMGGGAAWYLHEAGMKVVAVADAVGTLYDPAGLDVPALLDLRDSYGEVDRAQVPAHVQRLPRGAVIGIEADVLVPAAISYAITPDNTYDVAAKVVVEAANAATTPEAEAMLTARDIPVIPDFVANAGAAAWAWWLLLGQVGPDPADSFRKLRTEMAAKVGLLLGRWIGDGVPPRHTGWELMTADREVPPLVIP
- a CDS encoding potassium channel family protein, producing MGKRLLDFWRRLLGRADAARGPATSRLRWRVPFASAVQAEATIFLVLRRMRVPLIVLIVIFAISVLGLKLIPGQDATGAPYRMTFFDAFYFMSYTASTIGFGELPHAFTAGQRLWVTATIYLTVIGWAYAIGSLLALLQDRAFRQALALQHFTRKVARLREPFLLVAGYGRTGELLAGSFDTLGRRVVVLDIDPARIDSLELGSYSSDVPGLVADARDPGHLGVAGLDNPRCEAVLALTNDDEANLAVTMTAALLRPDLPVIARTISPAIEDRMHAFGTPTVVNPFDRFGDHLRIAMRAPASFQLMTWLESGPGADLPERGRPPRHGKWVMCGYGRFGREVTEDLRAEGLDVTVVEPAEKEHGTPTVAGQGFEPDVMEKAGVADAVGFVAGTDNDTSNLSLVAAARRVNPSLFVAARQNLPSSAPLFAVMDVDALLVPAEVVAHEVFAQLSTPLLWRFLQHVPQQGDAWAAALVDRLTSHCGRHMQELWKVRLNHGEAPALTGWLASGEATIGDVLRDPDDREQRLPIVVLMVLRGDDAVMAPDDDFVLAPGDELLLYGTAPARRAFSSTMLVDGAAEYVRTGRHVPTGWLWRRFTRAGRD